From a single Fusobacterium pseudoperiodonticum genomic region:
- the gctA gene encoding glutaconate CoA-transferase subunit A, with the protein MSKVMSLHDAIAKYVESGDSLCFGGFTTNRKPYAAVYEIIRQGQTDFIGYSGPAGGDWDMLIGCGRIKAFINCYIANSGYTNVCRRFRDAVEKKHNLLLEDYSQDVIMLMLHASSLGLPYLPVKLMEGSDLEYKWGISAEIRKTIPKLPDKKLERIPNPFKEGEDVIAVPVPRLDTAIISVQKASINGTCSIEGDEFHDVDIAIAARKVIVIAEEIVTEEEIRRDPSKNSIPEFCVDAVVHVPYGCHPSQLYNYYDYDPAFYKMYDSVTKTDEDFEKFIQEWVIDVKDHDGYLAKLGLPRVSKLRVVPGFQYAAKLVKDGE; encoded by the coding sequence GTGAGCAAGGTAATGTCTTTACACGATGCAATAGCAAAATATGTTGAATCTGGAGATAGTTTATGTTTTGGAGGATTCACAACAAACAGAAAGCCTTATGCGGCTGTTTACGAAATTATTAGACAAGGACAAACTGATTTTATTGGATATTCTGGTCCAGCAGGAGGAGATTGGGATATGTTAATAGGATGTGGAAGAATAAAAGCTTTCATAAACTGTTACATAGCTAACTCAGGATATACAAATGTTTGTAGAAGATTCAGAGATGCAGTAGAAAAGAAACATAATTTATTATTAGAAGATTATTCTCAAGACGTTATTATGTTAATGTTACATGCTTCTTCATTAGGATTACCATATTTACCAGTAAAATTAATGGAAGGTAGTGACTTAGAATATAAATGGGGAATAAGTGCAGAAATCAGAAAGACAATTCCTAAATTGCCTGATAAAAAATTAGAAAGAATTCCAAATCCTTTCAAAGAAGGAGAAGATGTAATAGCAGTTCCAGTTCCAAGACTAGATACAGCTATAATTTCTGTTCAAAAAGCTTCTATTAACGGAACTTGTTCAATAGAAGGAGATGAATTCCATGATGTTGACATAGCTATTGCTGCAAGAAAAGTTATAGTTATAGCTGAAGAAATAGTAACAGAAGAAGAAATCAGAAGAGATCCTTCTAAAAACTCTATACCTGAATTCTGTGTTGATGCAGTAGTTCATGTACCTTATGGATGTCACCCATCACAATTATATAACTACTATGATTATGACCCAGCATTCTATAAAATGTATGACTCTGTAACTAAAACAGATGAAGATTTTGAAAAATTCATACAAGAATGGGTTATAGATGTTAAAGATCATGATGGATACTTAGCTAAATTAGGTTTACCAAGAGTAAGTAAATTAAGAGTAGTTCCAGGATTCCAATATGCTGCAAAATTAGTTAAGGATGGTGAATAA
- the gctB gene encoding glutaconate CoA-transferase subunit B gives MAKNYKNYTNKEMQAITIAKEIKDGQIVIVGTGLPLIGATVAKNKFAPNCKLIVESGLMDCSPIEVPRSVGDLRLMGHCAVQWPNVRFIGFETNEYLNGNDRMIAFIGGAQINPYGDLNSTIIGDDYVKPKTRFTGSGGANGIATYSNTVIMMQHEKRRFIEKIDYVTSVGWAGGPGGREKLGLPGNRGPLAVVTDKGILRFDEKTKRMYLAGYYPGVTIEDIVENTGFELDTSRAVQLEAPTEEIIKMIREDIDPGQAFIKVPVEE, from the coding sequence ATGGCAAAGAATTATAAAAATTATACAAATAAAGAAATGCAAGCTATTACTATTGCTAAAGAAATAAAAGATGGGCAAATAGTTATAGTAGGGACAGGATTACCTTTAATAGGAGCAACTGTTGCTAAAAATAAATTCGCCCCTAATTGTAAACTAATAGTTGAAAGTGGATTAATGGATTGTAGTCCAATAGAAGTTCCAAGAAGTGTTGGAGACTTAAGACTTATGGGACACTGTGCTGTTCAATGGCCAAATGTAAGATTCATAGGTTTTGAAACAAACGAATATTTAAATGGTAACGATAGAATGATAGCTTTCATTGGAGGAGCTCAAATAAATCCTTATGGAGATTTAAACTCTACTATCATCGGTGATGACTATGTAAAACCAAAAACAAGATTTACAGGAAGTGGAGGAGCTAATGGTATAGCTACTTATTCAAATACTGTAATTATGATGCAACATGAAAAAAGAAGATTTATTGAAAAAATTGACTATGTAACAAGTGTTGGTTGGGCAGGAGGACCAGGAGGAAGAGAAAAATTAGGACTTCCTGGTAACAGAGGACCTTTAGCAGTTGTTACAGATAAAGGTATCTTAAGATTTGATGAAAAAACTAAGAGAATGTACTTAGCTGGATACTATCCAGGTGTAACTATAGAAGACATAGTTGAAAATACTGGATTTGAACTTGATACTTCAAGAGCTGTTCAATTAGAAGCTCCAACTGAAGAAATTATCAAAATGATAAGAGAAGATATAGATCCAGGACAAGCATTTATAAAAGTTCCAGTAGAAGAATAA